From Arcticibacter tournemirensis, one genomic window encodes:
- the mqnE gene encoding aminofutalosine synthase MqnE codes for MNSANDLTILISDKNLDPQLKTIALKVQASERISFDEGVALYEKGELAYLGVLANFIREQRHGNKTYFNRNFHIEPTNLCVYDCKFCSYSRLIKQRSEGWELTMEEMLNIVRKYDDQPVTEVHIVGGVLPQYDMAFYTELFRKIHEHRPELHVKALTPVEYHYIFKKAKVDYATGMRLMKEAGLESMPGGGAEIFHPEVREQIAKDKCTGEQWLQIHEEWHKLGQRSNATILYGHIEQFWHRVDHMEQLRQLQDKTGGFQTFIPLKFRNQDNQMSHIKEVSVIEDLRNYAISRIYLDNFDHIKAYWAMISRSTAQLALNFGVDDIDGTLDDTTKIYSMAGAEEQNPAMSTAELVELIKQVGRHPVERDTLYNVVTDYSNYQPEEKPGARFYKLPVLN; via the coding sequence ATGAATTCCGCAAATGATTTAACGATACTGATATCTGATAAAAATCTGGATCCACAGCTAAAAACTATTGCTTTGAAAGTGCAGGCTAGCGAGCGTATTTCTTTCGATGAGGGCGTGGCGCTTTACGAGAAGGGAGAACTTGCATACCTTGGTGTATTGGCTAACTTTATCAGGGAGCAGCGGCATGGCAACAAAACGTATTTCAACCGTAACTTCCATATTGAACCTACTAATTTATGTGTTTACGATTGTAAGTTCTGCTCTTACTCGCGGCTGATTAAGCAAAGAAGCGAAGGCTGGGAGCTTACTATGGAGGAAATGCTGAATATAGTGAGGAAATACGATGATCAGCCGGTCACCGAGGTTCACATTGTAGGAGGGGTGCTTCCTCAATACGATATGGCATTTTATACCGAGCTTTTTAGAAAGATCCACGAACACAGGCCCGAGCTGCATGTCAAGGCACTTACTCCTGTTGAATACCACTATATTTTTAAGAAGGCGAAAGTTGATTATGCTACCGGCATGCGTTTGATGAAGGAGGCTGGGCTGGAATCAATGCCAGGAGGAGGCGCTGAGATTTTCCATCCCGAAGTACGAGAGCAGATAGCGAAGGATAAATGTACGGGTGAGCAATGGCTTCAGATCCATGAAGAATGGCATAAGTTGGGGCAACGCTCGAACGCGACGATATTATACGGACATATAGAGCAATTCTGGCATCGTGTGGATCATATGGAACAATTAAGACAGCTGCAGGACAAAACCGGAGGTTTTCAAACATTTATCCCACTGAAGTTCCGTAACCAGGATAATCAGATGTCGCATATCAAAGAAGTTTCGGTGATTGAAGACCTGCGTAATTACGCGATTTCACGTATTTATCTGGACAATTTTGATCACATCAAAGCTTATTGGGCAATGATAAGCCGGAGTACAGCGCAACTTGCATTGAATTTCGGCGTAGACGATATTGATGGAACTCTGGACGACACCACTAAGATATATTCGATGGCTGGGGCTGAGGAGCAGAACCCTGCGATGAGTACGGCCGAACTCGTGGAGCTTATTAAGCAGGTGGGAAGACATCCTGTTGAGAGGGACACTCTCTATAATGTAGTAACCGACTATAGTAATTATCAGCCGGAAGAAAAACCTGGAGCGAGATTTTATAAATTACCGGTATTAAATTAA
- a CDS encoding trans-sulfuration enzyme family protein, with amino-acid sequence MKLETIAIHAGNKVDSSTGAVIQPITLSTTFERAEDGGYPHGFIYTRAENPNRSSLERVLSALEGGEAAAAFSSGNAAGSAVFQALEPGSHIIAPSDMYHGLRTLINVVYKGILVADYVDLSDITAIEKAIRPSTKLIWVETPSNPLLKVTDIDAVVRLAKRHGIMVCCDNTFATPVFQRPFELGADIVMHSTTKYFGGHSDVLGGILITRRKDFFWEKIKNIQALSGAVPAPFDCYMTVRGIKTLPYRMKGHAANAQKVAEFLQAHPAVEKVYYPGLKDHPLHEVAARQMSGFGGMLSFLVKGSPDDARNVANRVKFFTQATSLGGVESLIEHRASVEGPDTKTPFNLLRVSVGLENAEDLIADLKQALDGV; translated from the coding sequence ATGAAACTCGAAACCATCGCTATTCATGCCGGCAATAAAGTAGATTCTTCCACAGGTGCAGTGATACAGCCAATCACGCTCTCTACCACATTCGAAAGAGCTGAAGACGGCGGGTATCCTCATGGATTTATCTATACACGGGCAGAAAATCCCAACCGGAGCTCACTTGAACGCGTACTCTCCGCTCTTGAAGGGGGCGAAGCTGCAGCTGCTTTCTCTTCGGGTAATGCCGCCGGTTCTGCTGTATTTCAGGCATTAGAACCAGGTAGTCATATAATTGCGCCATCCGACATGTATCATGGGCTTCGCACGCTCATTAATGTCGTTTATAAGGGGATCCTTGTGGCAGATTATGTAGATCTTTCGGATATCACAGCCATCGAAAAAGCGATCAGGCCGTCAACGAAGCTCATCTGGGTTGAAACACCTTCGAATCCACTTTTAAAAGTAACAGATATCGATGCTGTAGTCCGCCTGGCAAAACGTCACGGCATCATGGTATGCTGCGACAATACATTTGCCACGCCGGTCTTTCAGCGTCCGTTTGAGCTCGGAGCTGATATAGTCATGCATTCAACCACAAAATACTTCGGAGGGCACAGTGATGTCCTTGGTGGTATTTTAATTACCCGGAGAAAAGACTTTTTCTGGGAAAAAATTAAAAACATCCAGGCCTTGTCCGGTGCTGTCCCAGCTCCTTTCGATTGTTATATGACTGTTCGCGGAATTAAAACTCTTCCTTACCGCATGAAAGGACATGCTGCCAACGCCCAAAAGGTTGCGGAGTTCCTGCAAGCACATCCGGCAGTGGAAAAAGTATATTATCCCGGACTTAAAGATCATCCTCTGCATGAAGTGGCTGCCAGACAGATGAGCGGTTTTGGAGGAATGCTCTCCTTCCTGGTAAAAGGCAGTCCTGATGACGCCAGGAACGTCGCAAACCGAGTAAAGTTCTTCACCCAAGCCACCAGTCTCGGAGGAGTAGAAAGTCTGATTGAGCATCGCGCTTCTGTTGAAGGTCCGGATACCAAAACGCCCTTTAACCTTTTAAGGGTGTCGGTAGGTTTAGAGAATGCAGAAGACCTCATAGCCGATTTAAAGCAAGCATTGGACGGAGTTTAA